From one Verrucomicrobiota bacterium genomic stretch:
- a CDS encoding c-type cytochrome — MSKLKPTLFATVLAAFTFALLAARAQAPAKSKPEAGLLLTFTSGGKSDTTTAPNVWLHVPAGQSPTPFLEPGTFSAAWSGNLVVDLRGDFFFRVELSGGGFKLELNGTNLLDVAHPGPGVASFATTRPIRLSKGANVLGASFSSTAGDATVRLQWSEKGILWEPIPRQLLTRSPADAALARAEKLRLGREGVFESRCVKCHAVPAADNGAPELAMDAPSFEGIGSRRHFAWMASWILDPKSQRATAHMPKLLHGATAKDDADAIAAFLASLPSPAAEQAAPSDADAVEAGKQLADKLKCCVCHVVPGNEPEPGKLPFKQVNAKFPPSRLAEFIRNPAEHFAWTRMPRFNMTAEEAQHLAAFIRSDAPMFKQRGAPTDAATLARGRHLLQTTGCLNCHALKLENQFKARPLAQLAVAGEPLGCLSPKPPEGARHPRYAQDEAVREAVVAFLAGDRAPLSRLAPVEFAERQSRQLQCTACHGQLEGFPPLERVGGKLKPEWMTKLFAGTLTYKPRHWLDHRMPSFASRAAPLAVGLAMSHGYAATTPVEGPINNELVPVGQKLLGTDGGFSCTSCHSTGPQKATQVFEAEGLNFAYPAERLQRDYFDRWILNPLRIVPTTKMPVYFDDDGRSPLMDVLGGDARKQLDALWHFMRLGDKVTPPPVQ, encoded by the coding sequence CAAGTTGAAGCCCACACTTTTCGCCACCGTTCTTGCCGCCTTCACCTTCGCGCTCCTCGCGGCCCGCGCGCAGGCACCCGCCAAGTCCAAGCCCGAGGCGGGGCTGCTCCTGACCTTCACGTCCGGCGGAAAGTCCGACACCACGACCGCGCCAAACGTCTGGCTCCACGTCCCGGCCGGCCAATCCCCGACGCCATTTCTCGAACCGGGAACGTTCAGCGCCGCGTGGTCCGGCAACCTTGTCGTGGACCTGCGCGGTGACTTTTTCTTCCGCGTCGAACTCTCGGGCGGCGGATTCAAACTCGAGCTCAACGGCACCAACCTTCTCGATGTCGCCCACCCGGGGCCGGGAGTCGCGTCCTTCGCCACGACAAGACCGATCCGCCTCAGCAAAGGCGCGAACGTGCTCGGCGCTTCGTTCTCGTCCACGGCAGGCGACGCGACAGTCCGCTTGCAGTGGTCGGAGAAAGGCATCTTGTGGGAGCCGATCCCGCGGCAACTGCTCACGCGATCGCCGGCCGACGCCGCGCTCGCCCGGGCCGAGAAACTGCGGCTCGGCCGCGAAGGGGTGTTCGAATCGCGGTGCGTGAAGTGTCACGCGGTTCCGGCCGCGGACAACGGCGCGCCTGAACTCGCGATGGATGCGCCGTCCTTCGAGGGCATCGGCTCGCGCCGGCACTTCGCGTGGATGGCGTCGTGGATCCTCGACCCGAAGTCGCAACGCGCGACGGCGCACATGCCCAAGCTGCTGCACGGGGCGACGGCGAAAGACGACGCCGACGCCATCGCCGCCTTCCTCGCTTCGCTCCCGTCACCGGCTGCAGAGCAAGCCGCGCCATCCGACGCGGACGCCGTCGAGGCCGGCAAACAGCTCGCCGACAAACTCAAGTGCTGCGTCTGCCACGTCGTGCCCGGCAACGAACCGGAGCCCGGCAAGCTGCCCTTCAAGCAAGTCAACGCCAAGTTCCCGCCGAGCCGGCTCGCCGAGTTCATCCGGAATCCCGCCGAGCACTTCGCGTGGACGCGCATGCCGCGATTCAACATGACCGCGGAGGAGGCGCAGCACCTCGCCGCGTTCATCCGCTCGGACGCGCCGATGTTCAAGCAGCGCGGCGCGCCGACCGACGCCGCCACGCTTGCGCGCGGCAGACACCTGCTGCAGACCACCGGGTGCCTCAACTGCCACGCGCTCAAGTTGGAGAACCAATTCAAGGCCAGGCCGCTCGCGCAGCTTGCGGTCGCGGGCGAGCCGCTCGGCTGCCTTTCGCCGAAACCACCCGAGGGAGCCAGGCACCCGCGTTACGCGCAAGACGAGGCCGTGCGCGAGGCCGTGGTGGCGTTTCTCGCGGGAGACCGGGCGCCGCTCTCCCGTCTCGCGCCGGTCGAGTTCGCAGAGCGCCAATCACGGCAGTTGCAATGCACCGCCTGCCACGGCCAGCTCGAGGGCTTCCCCCCGCTCGAGCGCGTGGGCGGCAAACTGAAGCCCGAGTGGATGACGAAGCTCTTCGCCGGCACGCTAACTTACAAGCCGCGTCACTGGCTCGACCACCGCATGCCGTCCTTCGCCAGCCGCGCCGCGCCGCTCGCGGTGGGCCTCGCGATGAGCCACGGCTACGCCGCGACCACGCCCGTGGAGGGGCCGATCAACAACGAGCTTGTGCCCGTCGGCCAAAAACTTCTCGGCACCGACGGCGGCTTCTCCTGCACTTCGTGCCACAGCACCGGCCCGCAGAAGGCGACGCAGGTGTTCGAGGCGGAGGGATTGAATTTCGCGTATCCGGCGGAACGGTTGCAGCGCGACTACTTCGACCGCTGGATTCTCAATCCGCTCCGCATCGTGCCCACGACGAAGATGCCGGTGTATTTCGACGATGACGGCAGGAGCCCGCTCATGGACGTGCTCGGCGGCGACGCCCGGAAGCAACTCGACGCGCTCTGGCATTTCATGCGGCTCGGCGACAAAGTCACGCCGCCGCCCGTCCAGTAG